In Papaver somniferum cultivar HN1 unplaced genomic scaffold, ASM357369v1 unplaced-scaffold_135, whole genome shotgun sequence, one DNA window encodes the following:
- the LOC113334053 gene encoding uncharacterized protein LOC113334053, producing the protein MIIPLSELSLSSSSSTGSMVGSTVAMSEMDIAEEKFAGCSRIPDIERNLSHNAFPDSADNSHGSIEDIEIPLKYLDSLSSDWDNRNNDDDAPIRCKIKCIVYGITDFGFKNSTTYGYFVNVADGSRESMVCIPRKIAEKHYSPKQGCVMSDLDLKTKLCSFQVTMLVEMTKDSNLPVALEINDEQISFDFRWFLGPQRSKMHPGF; encoded by the exons ATGATCATTCCCCTCTCTGAGCTCTCTCTTTCCTCCTCCTCCTCGACGGGAAGTATGGTTGGTTCTACTGTGGCTATGTCTGAAATGGATATCGCTGAAGAAAAGTTTGCTGGCTGCAGTAGAATACCAGACATAGAACGTAATCTATCCCACAATGCTTTTCCTGACAGTGCGGATAACTCACACGGATCAATCGAAGATATAGAAATTCCTTTAAAATACTTGGATAGTTTGTCGTCAGATTGGGATAACAGGAACAACGATGACGACGCACCCATCCGATGTAAAATCAAG TGTATCGTGTATGGCATAACAGATTTTGGGTTTAAGAATAGCACAACGTATGGCTATTTCGTCAATGTTGCCGATGGGAGCCGCGAGTCCATGGTTTGCATCCCCCGCAAG ATTGCAGAAAAGCATTATTCTCCGAAGCAGGGCTGTGTCATGTCTGACTTGGACTTGAAGACCAAGTTGTGCAGTTTTCAG GTTACAATGCTCGTAGAGATGACCAAAGACTCTAATCTCCCGGTCGCCCTTGAGATAAATGATGAACAGATTTCATTTGATTTCCGGTGGTTTCTTGGACCACAACGTAGTAAGATGCATCCTGGCTTCTGA